One Bdellovibrio bacteriovorus str. Tiberius DNA segment encodes these proteins:
- a CDS encoding citrate synthase, with amino-acid sequence MAEVNIYEGALDKGLEGVVACTTKVSFIVGDSLNFRGYTIDDLAANSTFEEVTYLLWNDKLPNAQELAAFSTQLRNEMALSPDFIKVLKAIPTNVHPMGWLRTAVSLMAHWDSDANDNGAEANLRKSVRLTAKMGTLLCAFDAIRKGKEPVAPKTDKSMAWNMMYMLGGGAEPKAEHVKVMDTCLILHADHELNCSAFATRVTASSLSDLHSAIVSAIGALKGPLHGGANEQVILMLQKIGNMEKAQQFVKDALAAKEKVMGIGHRVYKNGDPRARILRSMSDKLTKDAGIHHMYEMSTLIDDTMFNEKGLMPNVDFYSATVYFSMGIPTDLFTPIFAASRISGWCAHAFEQYANNRIYRPRGKWAGKEGLKWTPANQR; translated from the coding sequence ATGGCTGAAGTAAATATCTATGAAGGCGCCTTGGACAAGGGTTTGGAAGGCGTTGTTGCATGTACGACGAAAGTATCTTTTATCGTCGGTGATTCTCTAAATTTCCGTGGTTACACGATCGATGATCTTGCTGCGAATTCAACTTTTGAGGAAGTAACTTATCTTCTTTGGAACGACAAACTTCCAAATGCTCAAGAGCTGGCGGCATTCTCCACTCAACTTCGCAATGAAATGGCTTTGAGCCCTGATTTCATCAAAGTTTTGAAAGCAATCCCTACCAATGTTCACCCAATGGGTTGGTTGCGTACGGCTGTTTCTTTGATGGCGCACTGGGATTCTGATGCTAACGACAACGGCGCTGAAGCAAACTTGCGCAAGTCTGTTCGTTTGACAGCGAAAATGGGCACTCTTCTTTGCGCATTCGATGCAATCCGCAAGGGTAAAGAGCCTGTGGCTCCTAAAACTGACAAATCCATGGCTTGGAACATGATGTACATGCTGGGCGGCGGAGCTGAGCCAAAAGCTGAGCACGTAAAAGTGATGGACACTTGCTTGATCCTTCACGCTGACCACGAGCTGAACTGCTCTGCGTTCGCAACTCGCGTAACGGCTTCTTCATTGTCTGACCTTCACTCTGCGATCGTGTCTGCGATTGGCGCGTTGAAAGGTCCTTTGCACGGTGGTGCGAACGAACAAGTGATCCTGATGCTGCAAAAAATCGGCAACATGGAAAAAGCCCAACAGTTCGTTAAAGACGCTTTGGCTGCAAAAGAAAAAGTTATGGGTATCGGTCACCGCGTTTACAAAAACGGCGACCCTCGCGCTCGTATCCTGCGCAGCATGTCCGACAAGTTGACTAAAGATGCTGGTATTCACCACATGTACGAAATGTCCACTTTGATCGACGATACCATGTTCAACGAAAAAGGTTTGATGCCGAACGTGGACTTCTACTCTGCAACTGTATACTTCTCTATGGGCATCCCGACAGATTTGTTCACTCCGATCTTCGCGGCTTCCCGTATTTCCGGCTGGTGCGCACACGCTTTCGAGCAGTACGCAAACAACCGTATCTACCGTCCTCGTGGCAAATGGGCAGGCAAAGAGGGTCTGAAATGGACTCCGGCCAACCAACGCTAG
- a CDS encoding S1 family peptidase — protein MKKCFLSFLFLLSACAPSAQETAFEHSLPDDDDSAIVGGRRVTNTDPRANWVVMIRGSKGSFLFKSSGICTGAFIAEDVILTAAHCVDEKGATYDIAYGLNPLEEKRKVLRIDKIIPHENFVRDTSKLGADDIALIKIRDPKPTRLKILGLQPVTTLEQPTNYLAIGYGKTSDGARVKERGILHSTPTIISEINETHLIGNQKNGIGICQGDSGGPLLKADENGEPVIIGITHATFKYKADPIPSNDCYGRAAYVNVANQMDWIHKNLKILSDHSDK, from the coding sequence GTGAAGAAGTGCTTCCTGAGTTTTCTATTTTTACTGAGTGCCTGCGCGCCATCTGCACAAGAGACCGCGTTCGAGCACTCGTTGCCTGACGATGATGACTCTGCCATCGTCGGTGGCCGTCGTGTCACCAACACCGATCCCCGCGCCAACTGGGTCGTCATGATACGCGGGAGCAAAGGATCTTTTCTTTTCAAAAGCTCGGGCATCTGCACCGGCGCTTTCATTGCTGAAGATGTGATTCTGACTGCCGCCCACTGTGTGGATGAAAAAGGCGCCACTTATGATATTGCCTATGGCTTGAATCCCCTGGAGGAAAAAAGAAAAGTCCTTCGCATAGACAAAATCATCCCACACGAAAACTTTGTTCGGGACACATCGAAACTGGGAGCTGATGACATCGCCCTGATCAAGATCCGCGATCCCAAACCAACACGCCTGAAAATCCTGGGACTGCAGCCTGTAACAACTCTGGAACAACCAACCAACTATCTGGCCATCGGCTATGGCAAAACGTCTGACGGCGCCCGGGTCAAAGAACGGGGCATCCTGCATTCAACCCCGACCATCATTTCTGAGATCAATGAAACCCATCTGATCGGAAACCAGAAAAATGGCATCGGCATCTGCCAGGGTGATTCCGGCGGACCCTTGCTGAAGGCGGATGAAAACGGTGAGCCCGTGATCATCGGCATCACCCACGCCACTTTCAAATACAAAGCGGACCCGATCCCTTCGAATGACTGTTATGGCCGGGCGGCCTATGTCAACGTGGCCAATCAAATGGACTGGATCCATAAAAATCTGAAAATTCTGTCTGATCATTCCGACAAATAA